The genomic window CGGCCGCCCTGCTCTCGATGCTGCTGCCGGCGTCGCTGCTCGCACTCGTCACGATCCTGACCAAGCTCGTCTCCGGCGGGTACGCGGCGCGCATGGCCGGCGTCGGCACCCTCGGGCAGTGGCGCGCCGGCCTCGTGCTGGCCCCGCGCGGCGAGTTCTCGATCGTCATCGCGGGGCTCGCGGTCGGCGCCGGCGTCGAGCCGGCGCTCGCACCGCTCGCCACGGCCTACGTGCTCATCACGATCCTCGCGGGCACGTTCCTCTCGCGCCTCCCGGATGCCGCGTGGTTCCGCTCGGCGGTGCGCCGCCGTCGCCCGGCGCCCGGCACGGCCGGGGGCGCCGGCCTCACCGGCGCGCGCCCGTGAGCCGGGTTCAGCCGGCGGATGCCGCGTCGGCGGGCTCGGATGCGGGCTCGGGCTCCGGCTCCGACTCGGCGAGCAGCTCGCGCACCCGCGGCACCACGCGCGTGGCGTAGAGCTCGATCGAGCGCATCATGGCCTCGTGCGGCAGCGTGCCGTTCGAGTACTTGAGGTCGAACCGGCCGGCGCCGAGCGCGCGGAGCGCGGCGGCGATCTTCTGCGCCACGGTCTCGGGCGATCCGGCGTAGAGCGCGCCGTGCGGGCTCGCCTCGCCCTCGAAGTGCTCGCGCGTGACCGCGCCCCAGCCGCGCTCGCGGCCGATGCGGTTCATGATGATCTCGTAGTGCGGCCACAGCGTGTCGAGGGCCTCGTCGTCGGTGTCGGCGATGATGCCGGGCGAGTGCACGGCGATGGGCTGCGGCTCGTGCCCGAACTGCGCGAGCGCCTTGCGGTAGAGCTCGGCCAGAGGTGCGAAGCGCGCGGGACTGCCCCCGATGATCGCCAGCACGAGCGGCAGGCCGTAGTGCGCGGCCCGGACGACCGACTCGGGGCTGCCGCCGACGCCGACCCAGGTCTTCAGCCGGCCGTGCTCGACGCGCGGGTAGACCAGCTGGTCGGTCAGGGGGGCACGGAGCTTCCCCTCCCACGTCACGGGCTCCTGCGGCAGCAGCGCCGCGAACAGGTTGAGCTTCTCCTCGAAGAGGTCCTGGTACTGGCTCAACTCGTAGCCGAACAGCGGGAACGACTCGATGAAGGATCCACGCCCGAGGATCACCTCGGCGCGTCCGCCCGAGAGCCCGTCGAGGGTCGCGAAGCGCTGGTAGACGCGCACGGGGTCGTCCGAGCTCAGCACGGTCACCGCCGACCCGAGGTGGATGCGCTCGGTGCGGCCCGCGATCGCCGCGAGCACGACCTCGGGAGCCGAGATGGCGAACTCGTGCCGGTGGTGCTCGCCGACGCCGAAGAAGTCCAGGCCGAGGCGGTCGGCGAGCTCGGCCTCGGCGACGACGTTCCGAAGCACCTGCGCCTGCGCGAGCGGCTCGCCGTCGGCTCCGAGCGTGACGTCGCCGAAGGTGTCGAGTCCGAATTCGTAGTGGCGCGCCATCCGCTGCCCCTTCCATGGTCGATGCACGTGCATGCACCTGACGGAACCCCGTCGACCCCGAGACTATTCCGGGTCGCACCCCGCCGGGAATGCCGTCGGGCCACGTGACGTTGGCACGGATGACGGCGTCGCAAGGCGACGACGACGGGTCGCGCCATCCGCCGGCCCGGGAAGGGGCACGACGTGACGGATCGACCGGTGATCGGCATCTTCGGGGCCGGCAAGGTGGGCACCGCGCTCGCACGCCTGCTCGTCGACGCCGGCTACGAGGTCGTGCTCACCGGATCGCCCCGCCAGACGGCACTCGAGCTGCTCGTGGGCGTCGTCGCGCCGGGCGCGCGCGTGGCCTCGCCCGACGAGCTGGTCGCCGCCGCCGACCTCATCATCGTCGCCGTGCCGTTCGGCAAGGTCGGCACCGTGCCCTGGGCGTCCTTCGAGGGCAAGGTCGTCGTCGACGCCACCAACTACTGGCCGCCCGTCGACGGCCACATCGCCGAGATCGACGCCGACGAGCGCTCGACGAGCGAGATCCACGCCGCCCTCAACACCGGCGCCCGCGTCGTGAAGTCGCTGAACCACCTCGGCTACCACGACATGGAGGACGACGCGATGCCGGCCGGTTCGCCCCTGCGCCGCGCGCTCGCCGTGGTCGGCGACGACCCCGAGGCGCGCCGTGCCGTGGCCCGGGTCATCGACGACCTCGGATTCGACGCCGTCGACGGCGGCGCGCTCGCGAACGGCCGGGCCCTCGAGCCGGGTCACCCCGCCTTCGGGCGCGAGCTCTCCGCCGCCGAGCTCTCGGCGCTGCTCGCCGCCGAGCGCGTGCTCGCGGCCTGAACCCGCTGGCGCAGGTCGACGAGGCCGATGAACAGCGCCACCAGGAGCAGCGCGCCGACCGCGGCCATGCCGACCGCGTAGGCCGTGTGGAACACGTCGATGCGCGCCTCCTCGCCCTGCACGCGGAAGATCGTGGAGTAGAAGAGCGAGAGCGCGATCGCCGTGCCGATCGCCGTGCCGATGCGCTGGCCGAGCTGGCCGACCGAGCCGGCGAGCCCGCCCTCGTCGACCGGCACCTCGGCGAGCGCGAGCACCTGGTTCGGCGCGATCACGAAGCCGCCTCCGGCGCCCGCGATGAGCATGACGCCCGCCATCAGCCACGGGGTGAGCCCGGGCGGGGTCGCGATCGCCACGAGCACGAGCAGGCCGAAGCCGAGCAGGAGCAGGATGAGCCCGCCAACGACGAGCACCCGGCCCATCCGCCCCACGAGCCGCCCGCCCAGCCACGACGTGACGGCGCTGGCCAGCGCGAACCCGATCGTCACCATGCCGGCGAACACGGGGGCCAGCCCCAGGCCCTGCTGCAGGAACAGGTTCGTGAGCAGGAACGTCGAGGGCATGGCCGCGAAGTAGGCGGTCGCGAGCATCGTGCCGTTGCGGTACGAGCGGCGGGAGAACAGGTCGAGCGGCACGAGCGGCGCGCGACCCGACGCCGCGTAGCGCCGCTCCCACAGCACGAACGCGCCGGCCGCCGCGGCGAACGCGACGAGCGTCCACCACCGAGCGGGATCGTCGTCGGGCGAGCCGGTCGTGAACAGGAACGGCCACATGAGGCACACCACCGCGATGCCGAAGAGCACGACGCCGACGGGGTCGAGGGAGATCCGGGCGCGCTCACCCGCCGGGCGTCCCGGGAGGAGCCAGGCCGCGAACACGATCGCGAGGAGGGCGAGCGGCACGTTCATCCAGAAGATGCCGCGCCATCCGTCCTCCGGCCCCCCGATCGCGATCGCGAGACCCCCGAGCGTCGGGCCGAACGCGGTCGCGATGCCGATCGTCGCGCCGAACAGGCCGAACGCGGCGCCCCGCTCGGCGCCCTGGAACAGCTGCTGCACGAGCCCCAGCACCTGCGGCATCTGGATGCCCGCGGCCACGCCCTGGAGCAGGCGGCCCACGAGCAGCACGCCGGAGGTCGGCGCGACCGCACAGAGCAGGCTCGTCGCCGTGAAGAGGCTGAGGCCCACGATGAACATGACCTTGCGCGAGCCCTGGTCGCCCAGCCGGCCGGCCGGCACGAGCGTGAGGCCGAACGTCAGCACGAACCCCGAGACGAGCAGCTGCAGCTCCGTTGAGCCGGCGCCGAGCGCCTCCTCGATGGAGGGCAGCGCGACGTTGACCTTCGTCAGGTCCATGATCGTGATCGCGGCCACGGCCACGCACACCCAGTACGCGCGCCAGCGCGTGTCCTTCACGACGGGGGCCTCGGTACTCGGCATCCGCTCCAGACTACGCCCGCGCCGCGGACGCCCCGAGGGTGGGCGGATCAGGGCTGCAGTCGTTCGAGCCGCCACCCGCCCGCGTCCGCACCGCGCTCGCGGGAGAACACGAGCCGGTCGTGCAGTCGCGACGTGCGGCCCTGCCAGAACTCCACGCGCCACGGCCGGAGGCGGAACCCGCCCCACCGCTCGGGCCGCCGGATCTCGCCGGCGCCCGCGACCTCCTCCTCGAGTGCCGCGACGCGCTCCTCGAGTTCGGCGCGCGAGGCGATGGGCTGCGACTGCCGGCTCGCGGTCGCCGAGATGCGCGACCCCAGCGGCCGGGTCGCCCAGTACGCGTCGGACTCCCCGTCGCCGACGCGACGGACCTCGCCCGTGACGATCACCTGCCGGTGCAGCGTGTACCACGGGAAGAGCACGGTGGCGACGGGGTTCGACTCGAGCGCCCGGCCCTTGCGCGACTCGCGGTCGGTGTAGAAGGCGAAGCCCCGGTCGTCGACGCCTCGCAGCAGCACGGTGCGGCTCGACGGCGTGCCGTCGGCGTCGATCGTGCCGAGCACCATCGCGTTGGGCTCGTAGACGCCGCGGGCGTCGGCCTCGGCGAGCCATCGGTCGAACTGCACGAAGGGGTCGGATGCCACGTGGGCCTCGTCGAGCTCCTCGGCGCCGTAGTCGGTGTGCCGGTGCAGGGCGTGCTCCAGGCGGGGCTCCGGGCGCTCGGGGTCGATCGCGTCGCTCATGGCTCCATTCTGCGGTCCGGGCGCCGCCGCACCCGGATGGCCGCGCTCAGCGGCCGCGATCCGGGGCCCCGGGCTCGGCGCGCAGGGCCGCGAGGAGCTCCGCGGCCGGGTCGGGCGCCCGTCGCTCGAGCAGGGCGTGGAGCAGGTGCGTCGGCTCGATGCGGCGCGCGTGGTCGGCCGAAGCGAGGGCGAGCGTGCGCCTGAGGACGGCCTTGGCACCGGGAGTGAACGGGAGCCGCGGCGCGCCGGCGGCCCGCCCGAGGGGCCCGAACGCGTCGGCCTCGACGCCGACGGCGGCGAGTGCATCCCGATCCAGCTGGGACGCCGCTCGCCGGGCATCGTCGGCGCCGGCGCCCACCTCGCGCGCGATCCCGGGATCGTGGAGGACGCCGATGAGCAGCAGGTCGGTGGAGACCCGGCGGTCGCCGCGGCGACCGGCCTCCTCGACCGCGCTGGTGACGGCGGCGCGCGCCGCTCGCGCGAAACGCTCAAACATGTCGGTCCTGCTTCCCGTGCTTCGCGTGGACGGATTGGCGCGTGACTCCGAGCGCCTCGCCGATCTGCTCCCATGACCAGCCGGCGCGGCGTGCCGCGGCGACGTGGGTCGCCTCGACGCGCTCGGCCAGCCGGTGCAGGGCGGCGACGGCGCGCAGGCCGGTCGCGGGATCGGTCTCGCGCACCTCGTCGGTCCGTCCGTCGATGTCCATGCCTGTCAGTCTGTGTTGACAGCGCGCTCGTGTCAAGTCAGACTGACGAGCATGTCAATCCAAACTGACACCCAGCCGTACGACGTCGTCATCGCGGGGGCCGGTCCCACGGGGCTCCTGCTCGCGGCCGAGCTCGCCGCCGCGGGGGCAGGCACCCTCGTGCTCGAGCGCGCGGCCCACCCCGACCCGACGCCGAAGGCCAACGGCGTCGTCGGTCGTGCCGCGATCGAGCTCCGACGGCGCGGCCATCTCCAAGGCACCGGCCTGCGCCCGGTCCGGCCGCCGAGATACGGCTACGGGCCATTCACACTCCGGCTCGGTGTCGTCGGCAACCCGCTGCACGTCCTCCCGGTCCCGCAGCGCCGGCTCGAGGAGATGCTCGAGCAGGGCGCCGTCCGGCACGGGGCGACCGTCCTCCGCGCCCACCGCCTCGACGGATTCGAGCAGGACGCCGAGGGAGTCACCGCCCACGTCACGACGGCCGACGGACGGACCGAGTTCCGCTCCGGCTACCTGGTCGGCTGCGACGGCGCGCACAGCACCGTGCGACGAGCGCTCGGGATCGAGTTCGAGGGCACCACGAGCCCGACCATCTCCCGGCTCGCGCGGATCACGATCCCCGACGAGCGCATCGTCCGGCACCGGCACGAGCTCGCCCTGCCCGACGGGGCCCGCCTTGCCCTGTTCCGACCGAACGTCACCGAGCACGGGACGATCACCATCGCCCCCGCCCGCGCGCTCGACCCGGCCGCGCCACCGGACCGCTACCTCGTCGCAACACAGGAACCGCGAGGCGAGACCACCCCGACCGAGGATCTCGACGTCTCCGAGCTCCGCGCGAGCCTGCGCCGGGTGCTCGGCACGGAGCTGCCGTTCACGGCGGCGCACGC from Agromyces aurantiacus includes these protein-coding regions:
- a CDS encoding LLM class flavin-dependent oxidoreductase; this translates as MARHYEFGLDTFGDVTLGADGEPLAQAQVLRNVVAEAELADRLGLDFFGVGEHHRHEFAISAPEVVLAAIAGRTERIHLGSAVTVLSSDDPVRVYQRFATLDGLSGGRAEVILGRGSFIESFPLFGYELSQYQDLFEEKLNLFAALLPQEPVTWEGKLRAPLTDQLVYPRVEHGRLKTWVGVGGSPESVVRAAHYGLPLVLAIIGGSPARFAPLAELYRKALAQFGHEPQPIAVHSPGIIADTDDEALDTLWPHYEIIMNRIGRERGWGAVTREHFEGEASPHGALYAGSPETVAQKIAAALRALGAGRFDLKYSNGTLPHEAMMRSIELYATRVVPRVRELLAESEPEPEPASEPADAASAG
- a CDS encoding NADPH-dependent F420 reductase; protein product: MTDRPVIGIFGAGKVGTALARLLVDAGYEVVLTGSPRQTALELLVGVVAPGARVASPDELVAAADLIIVAVPFGKVGTVPWASFEGKVVVDATNYWPPVDGHIAEIDADERSTSEIHAALNTGARVVKSLNHLGYHDMEDDAMPAGSPLRRALAVVGDDPEARRAVARVIDDLGFDAVDGGALANGRALEPGHPAFGRELSAAELSALLAAERVLAA
- a CDS encoding MFS transporter, translated to MPSTEAPVVKDTRWRAYWVCVAVAAITIMDLTKVNVALPSIEEALGAGSTELQLLVSGFVLTFGLTLVPAGRLGDQGSRKVMFIVGLSLFTATSLLCAVAPTSGVLLVGRLLQGVAAGIQMPQVLGLVQQLFQGAERGAAFGLFGATIGIATAFGPTLGGLAIAIGGPEDGWRGIFWMNVPLALLAIVFAAWLLPGRPAGERARISLDPVGVVLFGIAVVCLMWPFLFTTGSPDDDPARWWTLVAFAAAAGAFVLWERRYAASGRAPLVPLDLFSRRSYRNGTMLATAYFAAMPSTFLLTNLFLQQGLGLAPVFAGMVTIGFALASAVTSWLGGRLVGRMGRVLVVGGLILLLLGFGLLVLVAIATPPGLTPWLMAGVMLIAGAGGGFVIAPNQVLALAEVPVDEGGLAGSVGQLGQRIGTAIGTAIALSLFYSTIFRVQGEEARIDVFHTAYAVGMAAVGALLLVALFIGLVDLRQRVQAASTRSAASSAESSAAESSRPKAG
- the pdxH gene encoding pyridoxamine 5'-phosphate oxidase; its protein translation is MSDAIDPERPEPRLEHALHRHTDYGAEELDEAHVASDPFVQFDRWLAEADARGVYEPNAMVLGTIDADGTPSSRTVLLRGVDDRGFAFYTDRESRKGRALESNPVATVLFPWYTLHRQVIVTGEVRRVGDGESDAYWATRPLGSRISATASRQSQPIASRAELEERVAALEEEVAGAGEIRRPERWGGFRLRPWRVEFWQGRTSRLHDRLVFSRERGADAGGWRLERLQP
- a CDS encoding Clp protease N-terminal domain-containing protein, with the protein product MFERFARAARAAVTSAVEEAGRRGDRRVSTDLLLIGVLHDPGIAREVGAGADDARRAASQLDRDALAAVGVEADAFGPLGRAAGAPRLPFTPGAKAVLRRTLALASADHARRIEPTHLLHALLERRAPDPAAELLAALRAEPGAPDRGR
- a CDS encoding helix-turn-helix domain-containing protein, with the protein product MDIDGRTDEVRETDPATGLRAVAALHRLAERVEATHVAAARRAGWSWEQIGEALGVTRQSVHAKHGKQDRHV
- a CDS encoding FAD-dependent monooxygenase, which codes for MSIQTDTQPYDVVIAGAGPTGLLLAAELAAAGAGTLVLERAAHPDPTPKANGVVGRAAIELRRRGHLQGTGLRPVRPPRYGYGPFTLRLGVVGNPLHVLPVPQRRLEEMLEQGAVRHGATVLRAHRLDGFEQDAEGVTAHVTTADGRTEFRSGYLVGCDGAHSTVRRALGIEFEGTTSPTISRLARITIPDERIVRHRHELALPDGARLALFRPNVTEHGTITIAPARALDPAAPPDRYLVATQEPRGETTPTEDLDVSELRASLRRVLGTELPFTAAHAARSVVPNSRRAERYRSGRVFLAGDAAHVFSAGGSALNVGLLDAIALGETLAEALDRDGDEAVLDGYESRRRPAVDLALACTRVQHALETAGEEGDGLRRVAGELLTARRSARGIATLLEG